A genomic window from Spirochaetaceae bacterium includes:
- a CDS encoding chorismate-binding protein, producing MSNTDVLLRTIPGERFTPYTLARKLNAKVLLESASFHRGRERYSILLLKPAFTIQERKGDITMTRDGRRFRLHSTGRDILDVLRYFADQHAEAAHAAPPGDAGAYVSRTSRLPVVRAHPFPFPVGGIGYLSYEYAAQFDTVRLHPKADSLDLPDAYFVFGHVFVVFDHYTDSLTLVGVNYREHRIDLEEALDETERRIDDLDFNFMAVSRSRPNATVCGSGDEEWYLDGVEFLRGEIIKGNLFQAVLSRRLVIETELPALEAYRSLRSSNPSPYMFYLDYGDFQLFGASPEVHVKVADGRAAMRPIAGTRRRGRDHREDVALQEELLADEKELAEHLMLVDLARNDLGRVAEAGSVEVTERNVIEHYSHVMHIVSQVEADLRPGLTGADAVRATFPAGTVSGAPKIQAMETLDALESETRGFYAGIVGYVEPGGTLDSCISIRSAVKKGGRLVLHAGAGVVYDSVPQSEFEETQNKLRALAAAVGVQL from the coding sequence ATGAGTAATACAGACGTCCTGCTACGGACCATTCCGGGCGAGCGCTTCACGCCCTATACCCTGGCGCGCAAGCTGAACGCCAAGGTGTTGCTGGAGTCAGCCTCCTTCCACCGCGGCCGCGAGCGCTACAGCATCCTGCTGCTGAAGCCCGCGTTCACCATCCAGGAGCGCAAGGGCGACATCACCATGACCCGCGACGGGCGGCGCTTCCGGCTGCACAGCACCGGGCGCGACATTCTGGACGTGCTGCGCTACTTCGCCGACCAGCACGCGGAGGCGGCGCACGCGGCACCGCCGGGGGATGCCGGCGCCTACGTGTCGCGGACCAGCCGGCTGCCGGTGGTACGGGCGCATCCATTTCCGTTTCCGGTCGGGGGCATCGGCTACCTGTCCTACGAGTACGCGGCGCAGTTCGACACGGTGCGCCTGCACCCCAAGGCCGACTCGCTCGACCTGCCGGACGCCTATTTCGTGTTCGGCCACGTGTTCGTGGTGTTCGACCACTACACCGACTCGCTCACCCTGGTGGGGGTGAACTACCGCGAGCACCGCATCGACCTCGAGGAGGCGCTCGACGAGACCGAGCGGCGCATCGACGACCTGGACTTCAACTTCATGGCGGTGTCGCGTTCGCGCCCCAACGCCACGGTGTGCGGCTCCGGCGACGAGGAGTGGTACCTGGACGGGGTGGAGTTCCTGCGCGGCGAGATAATCAAGGGCAACCTGTTCCAGGCGGTGCTGTCGCGGCGGCTGGTGATCGAGACCGAGTTGCCGGCGCTGGAGGCGTACCGCAGCCTGCGCTCGAGCAACCCGTCGCCCTACATGTTCTACCTCGACTACGGCGACTTCCAGTTGTTCGGGGCGTCGCCGGAGGTGCACGTGAAGGTGGCGGACGGGCGCGCGGCGATGCGCCCGATCGCCGGTACGCGGCGGCGCGGCAGGGACCACCGCGAGGACGTGGCGCTGCAGGAGGAGTTGCTCGCCGACGAGAAGGAGCTGGCCGAGCACCTGATGCTGGTCGACCTGGCGCGCAACGACCTGGGCCGGGTGGCCGAGGCGGGCAGCGTGGAGGTGACCGAGCGCAACGTGATCGAGCACTACTCGCACGTCATGCACATCGTCTCCCAGGTGGAGGCGGACCTGCGGCCCGGGCTGACCGGCGCCGACGCGGTGCGCGCCACCTTCCCCGCCGGCACGGTGTCGGGCGCGCCCAAGATCCAGGCGATGGAGACGCTCGACGCCCTGGAGAGCGAGACGCGCGGCTTCTACGCCGGCATCGTCGGCTACGTGGAGCCGGGCGGCACGCTGGACTCCTGCATCTCGATCCGTTCGGCGGTCAAGAAGGGAGGCCGGCTGGTGCTGCACGCCGGCGCCGGCGTGGTATACGACTCGGTGCCGCAGAGCGAGTTCGAGGAGACGCAGAACAAGCTGCGCGCGCTCGCCGCCGCCGTGGGCGTGCAGTTGTAG